The following proteins come from a genomic window of Trifolium pratense cultivar HEN17-A07 linkage group LG4, ARS_RC_1.1, whole genome shotgun sequence:
- the LOC123924467 gene encoding thaumatin-like protein — MSVIKISLSMLALCLVSAQAARFDIVNQCSYTVWPAATPSGGGQQLNSGQTWPLDIPAGTSSGRVWGRTGCSFDGSGRGSCQTGDCGGALSCSLSGQPPLTLAEFTLNGWNNLDSINLSVIDGFNVPMQFSSTSNGCNVVLNCRESSCPDAYQNPNQNDKVHSCPGGTNYKVVFCP; from the coding sequence ATGTCTGTCATAAAAATATCATTGTCTATGTTAGCTCTATGCTTGGTATCTGCACAAGCAGCAAGGTTTGACATAGTAAACCAATGCTCCTACACCGTATGGCCAGCCGCCACACCCAGCGGCGGAGGTCAGCAGTTGAACTCAGGCCAAACATGGCCCCTAGACATCCCAGCTGGAACTTCATCAGGCCGAGTTTGGGGCCGAACCGGTTGCAGCTTTGACGGTTCTGGCCGTGGAAGTTGTCAAACCGGTGATTGTGGTGGCGCCCTAAGTTGTAGCTTATCCGGTCAACCTCCACTCACCCTTGCTGAATTCACACTTAACGGGTGGAACAATTTGGATTCCATAAACTTATCTGTGATTGATGGTTTTAATGTTCCAATGCAATTTAGTTCAACTTCTAATGGATGCAACGTAGTACTAAACTGCAGGGAATCTTCATGCCCTGATGCTTATCAAAATCCCAATCAAAATGATAAAGTGCATTCATGCCCCGGTGGTACCAACTATAAAGTTGTATTTTGCCCTTGA
- the LOC123924465 gene encoding putative F-box protein At3g16210: MATPTTNVKKMKMVSSNSNYIPDHLSFSILSKLPVKSLKRFSIVRKSWSLLIQNPNFINIFRNNLISNSHPLYGGDGDVSLVLNQFVGTYDWNIYLISGKKFEKKVKLDLPLPFHLPQVGVTPIRVVDSAINGILCIYDCDGVHTTTVLWNPATEEKIVIPPGHAEFQSEFMTQIFPHGFGYDRVGDDYKIIQHVNYYTIDDENHLLHLEDVMPDPFWEIFSLRSNSWRKIDFDMPTIYSIFNSAVYFNGMCHWLGESDTLLVSFKLCNEVYFVTPLPLEDTQYDDDFVVSLTVLNESVAIITNWKNTTSFQISILGEFGVEESWIRLFDVELLSTIERLIGAGEKGNIFFRRDDGELVCFDLTTGLIEEIGIKGERCWCQIAIYKKNPHLIGDKQAISFPANA, from the coding sequence ATGGCTACTCCAACAACGAAtgtgaagaaaatgaagatggtTAGTAGTAATAGTAACTATATACCCGATCACCTTTCCTTTTCTATTCTCTCTAAACTTCCTGTTAAATCTCTCAAGCGTTTTTCTATCGTTCGAAAATCATGGTCTCTTTTaattcaaaaccctaatttcatcAATATCTTCCGCAACAATCTCATATCCAACTCTCATCCACTCTACGGCGGCGACGGCGATGTCTCTCTCGTTCTTAATCAGTTTGTAGGTACTTATGATTGGAATATTTACTTGATTTCTGgcaaaaaatttgagaaaaaagtGAAATTGGATTTGCCACTTCCATTTCATCTTCCACAAGTTGGTGTTACTCCTATTCGTGTTGTAGATTCTGCAATTAATGGCATTTTGTGTATCTATGATTGTGATGGAGTTCATACAACAACTGTATTATGGAATCCTGCCACTGAGGAAAAAATTGTCATTCCTCCTGGTCATGCTGAGTTTCAATCCGAGTTCATGACTCAAATTTTTCCTCATGGATTTGGCTATGATCGGGTTGGAGATGACTATAAAATCATTCAACATGTGAATTATTATACTATAGATGATGAAAATCATTTACTTCATTTGGAAGATGTCATGCCTGACCCTTTCTGGGAGATATTTAGTTTAAGAAGTAATTCGTGGAGAAAAATCGATTTTGATATGCCAACGATTTATTCGATTTTTAATAGTGCTGTGTACTTCAATGGGATGTGTCATTGGTTGGGGGAATCAGATACCTTGCTAGTGTCATTTAAATTATGCAATGAAGTGTACTTTGTTACACCTTTACCCTTAGAAGATACGCAGtatgatgatgattttgttgttaGTCTGACAGTGTTGAATGAGTCTGTTGCTATTATAACTAATTGGAAGAATACTACGTcttttcaaatatcaattttgggtgaatttggtGTCGAAGAATCATGGATTAGACTCTTTGATGTTGAACTCTTGTCTACCATTGAGCGACTTATCGGAGCAGGGGAGAAGGGCAATATATTCTTTAGAAGAGATGATGGTGAACtagtttgttttgatttaacTACCGGTTTGATTGAGGAGATTGGTATTAAAGGAGAAAGGTGTTGGTGTCAAATTGCAATTTACAAGAAAAATCCTCATTTGATTGGAGACAAACAAGCAATTTCTTTTCCAGCCAATGCTTGA